From the genome of Spinacia oleracea cultivar Varoflay chromosome 2, BTI_SOV_V1, whole genome shotgun sequence, one region includes:
- the LOC110798474 gene encoding E3 ubiquitin-protein ligase ATL9-like: protein MKRDQLFVLLLLLYPSLAYANEGKPKKWWSTPLIIVIYVGFFLLAAAVALCIRHYHDRRRLNGRPREERRGLDADEIESLPSLRFSEMKMKRLYKEGGGDQEQDQECAVCLSEFKEQEVLRILPDCFHLFHPSCIGPWLASHLTCPICRSSLEHRQGSSVSMSSIFDGISGPLSQRFGLSGYHQHDVNDHDHDHDHNHDDEDHVTVIDIEGSSSNSHSEVNLDDNHAPIIRVVTKLQRSYSTGDLKLFPKEISPKSDYHYTTSCNTRYLSCISSKSDRFVDYSSLLLLIGSPTRVTTVSDP from the exons ATGAAGAGAGATCAACTCTTTGTGCTTCTATTACTTCTCTATCCAAGTTTGGCATATGCAAATGAGGGTAAACCCAAGAAATGGTGGTCAACCCCTCTTATAATAGTCATCTACGTAGGGTTCTTCCTATTAGCGGCGGCCGTAGCCCTTTGCATACGTCACTATCACGACCGCCGCCGCCTCAACGGCCGGCCGCGGGAGGAACGTCGAGGTTTGGACGCGGACGAGATTGAGTCGCTCCCGTCGCTAAGATTCTCCGAGATGAAAATGAAACGGCTTTATAAAGAAGGCGGTGGTGATCAAGAACAAGATCAAGAGTGTGCGGTTTGTCTTAGTGAGTTTAAGGAACAAGAAGTGTTGCGCATTTTGCCTGATTGTTTTCATTTGTTTCATCCTTCTTGTATTGGGCCTTGGCTTGCTTCTCATCTCACTTGTCCAATTTGCAG GTCAAGTTTGGAGCATAGGCAGGGATCTAGTGTGAGCATGTCCTCCATATTTGACGGTATTTCAGGTCCTCTATCACAGAGATTTGGTCTTAGTGGTTATCATCAACACGATGTTAACGATCACGATCACGACCACGACCACAACCACGACGACGAAGATCATGTTACTGTTATAGATATAGAAGGGTCATCCTCAAATTCACATTCAGAAGTTAATCTTGATGATAATCATGCTCCAATTATAAGAGTCGTAACAAAATTACAAAGGTCCTACTCAACTGGTGACTTAAAATTATTTCCTAAAGAAATTAGTCCAAAGAGTGATTATCATTATACAACCAGTTGTAACACGCGTTATTTGAGTTGCATTTCTTCTAAATCGGATCGTTTTGTGGATTATTCGTCGTTATTGTTGTTAATCGGGTCGCCGACCCGTGTAACGACAGTGTCCGACCCGTAA
- the LOC130467188 gene encoding E3 ubiquitin-protein ligase ATL6-like encodes MQNNNHFLLFLLLSPPFVVAQDSFKGNSGEPFTPSTVIIIIMGIIFMFTGCLAVFLRQFSHGCFGLNVTVNPALTADGHLATHGLDPEYIKTIPTYFYSDVKQHRKGHVELECAVCLSEFQDPEALRLLPGCSHVFHPRCIDQWLATHVTCPICRLSLEPDLLGSPTKPAPNTVVINILPDTRQHDESDDRSDDSEQDDHDVKKIIVGKFPRSHSTGHSMADPERFTLVLPEEVQSNLPNRSKFLSSILSPRSAYRCGWFSMTPPLFNARSRSVRSMVSSSLVINGSKNPALPPVKTSDRLWPI; translated from the coding sequence atgcaAAACAACAACCATTTCCTTCTCTTCCTCCTCTTATCGCCACCCTTTGTGGTGGCGCAAGACAGTTTTAAAGGCAACTCCGGGGAGCCCTTTACTCCCTCCACCGTAATAATCATCATAATGGGAATCATCTTCATGTTCACCGGTTGCCTCGCCGTCTTCCTCCGCCAATTCTCACACGGCTGTTTCGGCCTCAACGTCACCGTCAACCCGGCCCTCACCGCCGACGGCCACCTAGCCACCCACGGGCTCGACCCGGAATACATCAAAACCATCCCTACCTACTTCTATTCCGACGTAAAACAACACCGCAAAGGCCACGTTGAGTTAGAATGTGCGGTTTGTTTGAGTGAATTCCAAGATCCCGAGGCATTAAGACTCTTACCAGGGTGTAGCCACGTGTTTCATCCTCGTTGCATTGACCAGTGGCTTGCAACACACGTTACCTGCCCTATTTGTCGTCTTTCCCTAGAGCCTGATCTGTTAGGTAGTCCTACTAAACCAGCACCTAATACAGTTGTCATCAATATTCTTCCTGATACGAGGCAGCATGATGAATCAGACGACAGATCTGATGACAGCGAACAAGATGATCATgatgtaaaaaaaattattgtagGGAAGTTTCCTAGGTCACATTCAACGGGTCATTCCATGGCGGATCCGGAGAGGTTTACACTAGTGTTACCCGAGGAAGTACAAAGTAATTTACCGAACCGGTCTAAGTTTTTAAGTTCAATACTTAGCCCTAGGAGTGCTTACCGGTGTGGGTGGTTTTCTATGACCCCACCTCTTTTTAATGCCCGGTCTAGATCGGTTCGGTCCATGGTATCATCCAGTTTGGTTATCAACGGTTCGAAGAACCCGGCCCTACCACCGGTTAAAACATCCGATCGTTTATGGCCGATATAG
- the LOC110797654 gene encoding putative clathrin assembly protein At4g40080, which translates to MGRKNLVGILKDKVSILKATLLLSSKPTTSFRVAVLRATTHRHPSELPPVDDVLALAHRHRAATSGVLIHALLKRLHGTRDVFVALKCLLTLHHVITNGSPALKEQISCYSSGPLFNLSDFKDESDRDTWELSCWVRWYADVLDCGLALSRRRNGGGGGGERLRLLVGMVEMICGAPETLHYQRISLIYEVMKLIGEDYRMIMREISTVINQFGKKRIQDSSDELIEELLTDLKRLENCREKVFLMFLNKKKNDGVWELIEEVKKDVEEVKEKRGNMKLVPFQGSESTHMAENHVDESRSVVVVPPPPPRHGKRWLDVEWNPLVASYG; encoded by the coding sequence ATGGGAAGAAAAAACTTAGTCGGAATTCTAAAAGACAAAGTCTCAATCCTAAAAGCCACCCTTCTCTTATCCTCAAAACCAACCACCTCTTTCCGCGTTGCCGTCTTACGCGCCACCACTCACCGCCACCCATCGGAGTTACCACCGGTGGACGACGTCTTAGCACTTGCCCACCGCCACCGCGCTGCTACTTCTGGCGTGTTAATCCACGCGCTACTAAAACGTCTTCATGGGACTCGGGATGTCTTCGTGGCGCTTAAGTGTCTTCTGACGCTCCACCACGTCATCACTAATGGGTCCCCTGCTTTGAAGGAACAGATTTCGTGTTACTCGAGTGGGCCCCTGTTTAATTTGTCTGATTTCAAGGATGAGTCTGATCGTGACACGTGGGAGTTGTCTTGCTGGGTACGGTGGTATGCTGATGTACTCGATTGCGGACTTGCGTTGTCACGGCGGCGTAACGGCGGTGGAGGTGGAGGGGAGAGGTTGAGGTTGTTGGTGGgtatggtggagatgatttGTGGGGCACCTGAGACACTCCATTATCAACGAATAAGCTTGATTTATGAAGTAATGAAGCTAATTGGAGAAGATTATCGGATGATTATGAGAGAGATTAGCACTGTAATCAATCAATTCGGGAAGAAAAGAATTCAAGATTCGAGCGATGAACTAATCGAGGAATTATTGACTGATTTAAAAAGACTCGAAAATTGCAGAGAAAAGGTGTTCTTGATGTTCTTGAACAAGAAGAAGAATGACGGCGTTTGGGAATTGATTGAGGAAGTTAAAAAAGATGTTGAGGAGGTGAAGGAGAAGAGAGGAAATATGAAATTGGTTCCGTTTCAAGGGAGTGAGTCGACTCACATGGCGGAGAACCATGTCGACGAGTCAAGATCGGTGGTGGTCGtgccgccgccgccgccgcgACACGGTAAACGGTGGTTGGATGTGGAATGGAATCCGTTGGTTGCTTCCTATGGTTGA